The genomic region CGACACCAGAATCAACGCCCTCGCCCGAGTCGCCCAAAGCGAAGAAAGGCAAGCAACCCAACCAGATGGAACAACCCAGCCGGGCAATCCGTCCCCACGGAATCGAGGAAGCTCGCAAGATCGCTACCGAGGCCGCTCGTGTTGCCTTGGAAAACAATGGGCACGATGTACTCGTTCTGGACATCAGCGGCCAATCAGCCGAGTTTGATTTCTTTGTCATCTCGACCGGAACCAGCCGCCGGCAACTGCACGCAATCAGTGAACAGATCGACGATGCCTTGGAAAAAGGCATGGGCGATCGCCGCATGGGAATCGAAGGTTACCAAGAAAGTAGCTGGATCGTGCTCGACTACGGTAGCTTGGTCGTCCACCTATTCGATGAAACCACCCGCGAGTATTACGACCTCGAATCGCTATGGGCCGACGGCAAACGTATCCCGCTGGAAGACCTCGGGTTAACACCCAACGACTGATTTTGATTCTTCCCGCAGATATCTATCGCATGACGCTTTCATGAACCTATCGACCACTCTACGCGACCATTTCTTTTCCGCGATCTCCAAACTCACCGAAGACGCGGATCAATACGCCGGCATGATTCGGCCCGCCGCGGATACCAAGTTTGGTGACTATCAATCCAACGCCGCCATGCCGTTAGCCAAGCGTTTAGGCAAACCGCCACGCGACGTGGCAACGACGCTGGTGGACTCACTCAGCCTGGATGAGATTTGTGAAGCACCCGACGTCGCCGGTCCGGGGTTCATTAACCTGAAACTGCGTGGCTCGTTCTTGAACCAAACCCTATGCGAAATGCTGGGTGACGAACGAGTCGGCGTTCGCAAGGTAGAACAACCGTCGAAAATCATCATCGACTATTCCTCGCCCAATGTTGCGAAACCGATGCACGTCGGGCACATTCGGTCGACCGTGATCGGCGATGCGCTCTCGCGTCTGCACCGCTTTGTCGGTCACGACGTGATCACGGACAACCACCTCGGTGACTGGGGAACGCAATTCGGGATCATCATTTATGGCTACAAACACTTCGGTGATCCTGACAAAGTCGCGGCTAATCCGGTGCCGGAACTGTCCAGCCTCTACCGGCTAACCAACCAGCTCATTGAATATCACAAGGCGAAAGCCTCCCTCGCGGGACTCGATGCGAAACTGGACGAAGCCAAGACCAACGCGGAAGCTGAAGCAAAACTAGCCGAGCAAGCGGCCGCAAATGAAAAGCTGTCTGCCAAGGAAAAGAAAAAGGCTCGCAAGTCAGCCGACTCGGCTGTGCGTCGGATCGATTCCGTCAAAGCTGACATCGAATCCGCTCAAGCGAAAGTGGCCGCCGTCGACAGTGATCCGGTTCTGGCCAAAGCCGCCTCGGAACACCCCGGTGTCGCCGAAGCCGTCTTGCGAGAAACTGCCAAGCTTCATGAGGGCGATGCTGAAAACCGAGCCCTGTGGGAAAAGTTCTTGCCACATTGCAAGGATGAAATCAATCGTATCTACGATCGCTTAGGAGTCACGTTTGACCATGTCCTGGGTGAAAGCTTCTATCACGACCGCCTTCCAGTCGTCGTCGAGACACTCGATAAGCTTGGCCTGACCACCAAAAGCGATGGTGCGGTTTGTGTCTTCATGGACGGCTTTGATAGCCCCATGATCATTCAAAAACGTGATGGTGCCTACTTATATGCCACCACCGACTTAGCAACCTTACAATATCGCCAAGAGATCTTTGGGCCCGACGAGATTCTTTATGTCGTGGATTCACGTCAAAGCGAACACTTTGAAAAGTTTTTCTCAATGGCCGGCCCGATGGGCATGGATGGGATCAAACTGGTTCACGTGAACTTCGGCACCGTGTTGGGGGCTGACGGACGCCCCATGAAAACTCGTAGTGGCTCGCTAATCGGCCTGGAAAGCTTGCTCGACGAAGCGGTCGCCGCTGCCAAGGAAGTCGTCTGCAACCCCGAACGACTTGCCACCATGGATCCGCCCATGGACGAGGCGGAACAGAACCATATCGCTGAAATCGTCGGGATCGGCGCGATTAAGTACGCCGACCTATCACACCACCGAACCAGCGACTATCGCTTCGATGTCAAGAAGATGGTCGCGTTAGAGGGGAATACGGCGACTTACATTCAGTATTCTTATGCTCGCACGCAAAGCATCTTAAGGCGTGTCGCCAAAGAAATCCAAACGGATGACATTGCCAAATGGGCCGTTGATACCACCAATACAGAAAACTTTGAGCTTCGTGAAGACGCCGAACGCGCTCTCGCGATTTCACTCTTAAGGTTCGAAGAAGCGATTGCGGGTGCCATTACAGGCCAAGCCCCGAACCAAATGAGTGATTACCTGTACGAAACGGCAAAAACCTACAGCACGTTCAATGAAGCGTGCCGTGTACTAGGGAACACCGATCCTGTTGTCTTACACACTAGGGTTGCATTAGTCCTATTAACCGGACGTGTGCTCAAGCAAGGACTCGAACTTCTTAATATCGGCGTCATCGACCGAATGTAAAGGATTGACAAACCCTGCTGTTTGCCTATTTTGTCCATAGTTATTTCTATGAGCGGATCAAAGTGTTTTGCAGGACTGCGATTTTCTTTGATCCTGTAAACAAATTGTGAAAGTCAACATGGCCAAAAAGAAGTCGGGCGTAAACAAGTCCAAAGAGATTCGCGATTACTACGCCGCTAACCCCAAGGCGAAACCACTTGAAGTGGTCGAGGCCATGAAGGCGAAGGGCATTGAAGTGAACGCGCAATTCGTCAGCACGGTCAAGTCAAACTCAAAGAAGAAGACCAGCAAGCGTGGCACCACCGCCAAGTCAGCTAGCGTTGCCAAGACTCCCGCTCGCAGTGCGAAGCGTGCCGTCACCGCAAAGCGTCCTGGTCGCAAACCAGCCAATGCCGCTTCCGGCGAAATCAGCTTGGATTCGTTGATCAAGGCTAAGAGTCTTGCTAACGAGATGGGCGGAATTGAGAACGCACGACTCGCACTGTCGGCTCTTGAACAGCTCACCGACTGATCTCGGATCACTCGGATTGTAAGCGGCTCATTGCATTTGACGCCGCACGCCGTTTTGAACGCTGCCTATTGGCAGCGTTTTGCGTTGGCAAAGGCTCGTTCCAATCCGATTGTCTAAGTCACTCCGGCTACCTTTCTAGTCGCCGGAGTTCTAAGCTAAGGCCGTGGTAAATTCACTTCCTTGGGACGGATTCTGCTGTGGCTCGAAACGAACAACTGATTCGCCAGCACAAACTTCTACAGTTGCTGGAGTTTTCTCGCTTTGGACGCACCGTCGAAGAACTGCGAGGTGATCTCGTTGCGGATCTAGGCCTCACGACCTTGCACGGCCGCACCGTTCGCCGTGACATCGAAGCGTTACAAGCCGCTGGATACGACATCCAGAACGAGCAGGTCGAACGCGGCAAGGTCTACAAGCTTGGGCGCAACCATACCGCCGTTCATGAGATCGCGTTCTCAGCCACCGAACTGATCGCCTTGGCGATCGGTCGCGAACTGCTGACACCCTTGATGGGAACCCAGTACTGGCAAGGGATCGAGACGTTCTGGAACAAGGTCCAGGAAGCCATCCCCGAAGGCGTCTACGAGCATTACGAGCGGTATCGCCGCGTGCTGTATGTTTCCGGCACACCGTCCAAAACGTATGCCGCCCAGTCGGGCATGTTGAAGACGATCACACGCTGCATTTTGGAACACCGCGTCGTTGAAATTCAGTACAAGTCGATTGGACGCGAAGCAAGCCAACGCCGCATTGAACCGTACGCCTTGGCGGTTCACCAAAGCAGTATCTACGTCATCGCAGCCGCGCCGGAAGTGGCCGACGCTTCGGAACGTCTACGCAATTGGAAGCTAGACCGCTTTCAACAAGCCACCGTCACGGACGACTACTTCAAGCCAGATCCCAAAGTGGATCTAGCGAAGTTCTTATCCAAAAGCATCGGCATCTTCTCCGGCGAGACATCCACCGAGGTCAAGATCCGTGTCGGCCCCCGATCCGCGTCCTATTTGAAAGAGGACCCTTGGCACCCCGACCAAACGCTGGAACCCACCGAGCAGGTCGCCGAAGGCGAAACGCCAGATCCAAACGCGGATCAAATCCTGACCGTGCCCGCCTCCCACCCCCGCGAGCTCCTACCCAAAGTGCTAGCACTGGGCGCCGACGCAGAAGTCATCTCACCACCGGAGTACCGCGAGGCGGTCGCATCAGTAATCAAAACGCTCGCTCAAAAGTACCAATAACGGGGAGCGAGCTCTTAGCTCTTAGCTCTTAGCTCTTAGCTCTTAGCTCCTAGCTCGCAACTCGCAACTCGCTTCTCGCTTCTCGCTTCTCGCTTCTCGCTTCTCGCTTCTCGCTTCTCGCAAACCAGCAGGCGCATAAAAAAACCGGCAGGCTGTCTCCATCGAGACACCCTACCGGTCCAATTCAGCTACAGCCAGTCGGCGGCAAAATGGAGCCGCTGGGAGAATCGCACTAGTCTCGGCGTGCTACTGCACTTGCCTTTAGTTGACCAGGACGAACCCGAAAAATGATCCCTCTGCCGATGTGTTTGGCTGAGCCTGACAAACCTCACAAGGTTTGCTAAGTGCATTTTAGGCGATACACCTGTTGCAGCAAGATTGATCGGGCCTTTTCCGCCAGATCTTCAGCGGAAATGAATAACTTCAAAACCTTCTTCGGGGGCCCTTCAGCCCCTTTGCCAGTCCAAGCGCCAGCCCGATCAGCACAACGGATTCCACACGGAACGATTGGACACTTCGGCAAACCAAGCAAAAACAACTCACCGGGACACTCACGCTCCCGCCAAGAAACTCACTTCCCACCCTTGTCGTAGCCGATGTCGCCAGACTTCGGTCAACCGCTGGTAAGCCCGAACGCTAGTAAACCCGAACGCTGGTTTGCCCGAACCGTGGGCTGCCTGAACTCGGGTCTGCCTGAAACTTTGGTCTGCCTGAACTCTGGCGAGCCCAGCTACGGTTCTCGTTTCGCTTTGGTTCCTAGCTCGACCGGTTCGCCAACCGCGGTCGTAAGAACCGTCCTGTCAATGAATCCTCCGTGTCGGCCACCAGCTCTGGGCTTCCTGCCGCGATGATCTGACCGCCGCGGTCGCCACCACCCGGCCCCATGTCGACCAGCCAATCACAGGCGGCCAACAAGTCGGATTGATGTTCAATCACGACGACCGTGTTCCCCGCCTCCACCAAACGATCCAGCACCACCAACAACCGCTGCACATCCGAAAAGTGCAATCCCGTCGTCGGCTCATCCAACAGGTACAAGGTCTGGCCCGTTCCCGGCCGCGCCAATTCCGTCGCCAACTTGATTCGCTGTGCTTCGCCACCACTCAACGTGGTACTGGACTGGCCCAGGGTCACGTAACCCAACCCAACATCGACCAGCGATGACAACAAATGGTGCACCTTGGGCACGTTCTCAAAGAACTCCTGCGCCGCTTCGATTGTCATCGCCAGCACATCCGCGATCGTGGCTCCTTTGAAACGCACCTGCAATGTTTGCCGATTGAATCGCTTGCCGCCACACCGCGAACACTCAATCAACAGATCGCTCAAGAAGTTCATCTCAATCCGCTCGAACCCAATCCCTTTGCAAACATCGCACCGGCCCGCAGCGGAATTGAAACTGAATCGAGCAGCCTTGAATCCCAACGTCTTGGCGGCACGTGTCGCTGCGAATACATTCCGAATCGGATCCAGGACGCCGGCATAGGTTGCCGGGCAAGACCGAGCGGTTCGACCGATCGGCGATTGATCGATGGGAACCAACTTGTCCAATTTATCCGCGCCGGTGAGCTTTCGATGAGGCCCTGGCGTCGGTGCCACCAACCCTAGCTTTGCCGCCAACGCCGGGTACAGGGTGTCCACCACCAGCGAACTCTTCCCGCTTCCCGACACTCCACTGATCCCCACCAACATTCCCAACGGCAAGTCGAGCTTGACGTTCTGAAGGTTATGCAGCGATGCCCCCTCCAGTCGCAAACGATGCCCACGTTTAGGCACGCGGCGAGGCCGATCCAGCCCCACCGCATGCTCGCCCGACAAGTACTGGCCCGTCGGGCTATCGGGATTGGCAGCCACCTCGTCCGGCGTCCCCTGGGCAATCAATTGGCCACCGTGCGTCCCCGCACCCGGACCAATGTCAATCAAGAAGTCCGCCGCGCGCATGGTGTCTTCATCGTGCTCAACGATCACGATCGTATTGCCTTGTGACTTCAGCTCCGCGATCGCTGCAAGCAACCGGTCGTGATCCGCCGGATGCAGGCCAATCGATGGCTCATCCAGTACATAACACACGCTGACCAAACCGCTGCCGATGCAAGTTGCCAAACGAATGCGCTGCAGTTCCCCACCACTGAGCGTGTCCGCCGATCGGTCCAACGTTAAATAGTCGACGCCCACACGCAACAAGAACTCAACACGCCGAATCACTTCGCCGCAAATCGGATTCGCCACCCGCTGGTTCAGCTGCGACATCCCTTCTGTGATTGCCCCCATCCACTCCGGCAACCCAACCAACGGCATCGCAGCCACCTGGTTAATCGATTTCCCTTGAACCGACACCGCCAACGCGGCGGCACATAACCGCCCGCCCTCACATTCCGGACAAATTCGAAACGCCTTGGACTTGTCCCGCGTTTCCACGACAAGCTTCCCCAGCCCATCACAAGTCGGGCAAGCACCATAGGGACTGTTGAAGCTAAACGTCCGCGGCTCCAACTCCTCAAAACTGGCACCACATTCCACGCAAGCCATCGCGGTGCTGAACAGCTTGGTCTCTTCGTCCGAGCCGGGTGACTGAATGATCACCGAACACATTCCACCGGAAAGTCGCACCGCCAAACGAGTCGACTCGTCCAAGCGAGAATCAATTCCCTCCTTCAATACGATCCGGTCCACCACCGCCTCGATCGTATGGTTCTTGCGGACCGCCAGCGGCGGAACATCCTCAAGCAAGTGCACCTCGCCATCCACACGAGCCCGCACCAAACCTTGCGAAGCAATCTTGTCCAACACGTCCGCATGCGCCCCTTTGCGACCACGCACCATCGGACTCATCAAAGTCAACTTCGTGCGTTCGGGCAACGCCAACAACGTCTCGACGATCGCATCGACTGTTTGCGTACTGATCGCACTACCGCATTGGGTACAGTGCGGCGTGCCCACTCGCGCGTATAGCAAACGCAGGTAGTCATAGATTTCGGTGACCGTGGCCACGGTGCTGCGAGCGGATTGAGAACCACTTTTTTGGTCGATCGATAGTGTCGGTGCCAACCCATCGATCAAGTCCAC from Neorhodopirellula lusitana harbors:
- the uvrA gene encoding excinuclease ABC subunit UvrA yields the protein MKTPIRIRGARVHNLKNLDVDIPRDAITVITGVSGSGKSSLAFDTLFAEGQRQYIDTLSTYARQYLDAIPRPDVDLIDGLAPTLSIDQKSGSQSARSTVATVTEIYDYLRLLYARVGTPHCTQCGSAISTQTVDAIVETLLALPERTKLTLMSPMVRGRKGAHADVLDKIASQGLVRARVDGEVHLLEDVPPLAVRKNHTIEAVVDRIVLKEGIDSRLDESTRLAVRLSGGMCSVIIQSPGSDEETKLFSTAMACVECGASFEELEPRTFSFNSPYGACPTCDGLGKLVVETRDKSKAFRICPECEGGRLCAAALAVSVQGKSINQVAAMPLVGLPEWMGAITEGMSQLNQRVANPICGEVIRRVEFLLRVGVDYLTLDRSADTLSGGELQRIRLATCIGSGLVSVCYVLDEPSIGLHPADHDRLLAAIAELKSQGNTIVIVEHDEDTMRAADFLIDIGPGAGTHGGQLIAQGTPDEVAANPDSPTGQYLSGEHAVGLDRPRRVPKRGHRLRLEGASLHNLQNVKLDLPLGMLVGISGVSGSGKSSLVVDTLYPALAAKLGLVAPTPGPHRKLTGADKLDKLVPIDQSPIGRTARSCPATYAGVLDPIRNVFAATRAAKTLGFKAARFSFNSAAGRCDVCKGIGFERIEMNFLSDLLIECSRCGGKRFNRQTLQVRFKGATIADVLAMTIEAAQEFFENVPKVHHLLSSLVDVGLGYVTLGQSSTTLSGGEAQRIKLATELARPGTGQTLYLLDEPTTGLHFSDVQRLLVVLDRLVEAGNTVVVIEHQSDLLAACDWLVDMGPGGGDRGGQIIAAGSPELVADTEDSLTGRFLRPRLANRSS
- the argS gene encoding arginine--tRNA ligase, translated to MNLSTTLRDHFFSAISKLTEDADQYAGMIRPAADTKFGDYQSNAAMPLAKRLGKPPRDVATTLVDSLSLDEICEAPDVAGPGFINLKLRGSFLNQTLCEMLGDERVGVRKVEQPSKIIIDYSSPNVAKPMHVGHIRSTVIGDALSRLHRFVGHDVITDNHLGDWGTQFGIIIYGYKHFGDPDKVAANPVPELSSLYRLTNQLIEYHKAKASLAGLDAKLDEAKTNAEAEAKLAEQAAANEKLSAKEKKKARKSADSAVRRIDSVKADIESAQAKVAAVDSDPVLAKAASEHPGVAEAVLRETAKLHEGDAENRALWEKFLPHCKDEINRIYDRLGVTFDHVLGESFYHDRLPVVVETLDKLGLTTKSDGAVCVFMDGFDSPMIIQKRDGAYLYATTDLATLQYRQEIFGPDEILYVVDSRQSEHFEKFFSMAGPMGMDGIKLVHVNFGTVLGADGRPMKTRSGSLIGLESLLDEAVAAAKEVVCNPERLATMDPPMDEAEQNHIAEIVGIGAIKYADLSHHRTSDYRFDVKKMVALEGNTATYIQYSYARTQSILRRVAKEIQTDDIAKWAVDTTNTENFELREDAERALAISLLRFEEAIAGAITGQAPNQMSDYLYETAKTYSTFNEACRVLGNTDPVVLHTRVALVLLTGRVLKQGLELLNIGVIDRM
- the rsfS gene encoding ribosome silencing factor, producing the protein MTDQPPNSTPESTPESTPSPESPKAKKGKQPNQMEQPSRAIRPHGIEEARKIATEAARVALENNGHDVLVLDISGQSAEFDFFVISTGTSRRQLHAISEQIDDALEKGMGDRRMGIEGYQESSWIVLDYGSLVVHLFDETTREYYDLESLWADGKRIPLEDLGLTPND
- a CDS encoding helix-turn-helix transcriptional regulator; protein product: MARNEQLIRQHKLLQLLEFSRFGRTVEELRGDLVADLGLTTLHGRTVRRDIEALQAAGYDIQNEQVERGKVYKLGRNHTAVHEIAFSATELIALAIGRELLTPLMGTQYWQGIETFWNKVQEAIPEGVYEHYERYRRVLYVSGTPSKTYAAQSGMLKTITRCILEHRVVEIQYKSIGREASQRRIEPYALAVHQSSIYVIAAAPEVADASERLRNWKLDRFQQATVTDDYFKPDPKVDLAKFLSKSIGIFSGETSTEVKIRVGPRSASYLKEDPWHPDQTLEPTEQVAEGETPDPNADQILTVPASHPRELLPKVLALGADAEVISPPEYREAVASVIKTLAQKYQ